The following proteins come from a genomic window of Solea solea chromosome 3, fSolSol10.1, whole genome shotgun sequence:
- the ndufa5 gene encoding NADH dehydrogenase [ubiquinone] 1 alpha subcomplex subunit 5, with amino-acid sequence MAGLLKKTTGLVGLAVSHNPHERLRILYTKIMASLQTMPQDAAYRKYTEQLVTERYNHVKTEPNVEELEKKLNCGQIEEIIFQAECELALSRKMSQWKAWEPLIEEPPANQWKWPI; translated from the exons ATGGCTGGTCTATTGAAGAAG ACAACCGGTCTGGTTGGCCTTGCCGTGTCCCACAATCCACATGAG CGTCTGAGGATCCTCTACACAAAGATCATGGCGTCTCTGCAGACGATGCCACAGGATGCCGCATACAGGAAGTACACGGAGCAGCTGGTCACTGAGCGCTACAACCATGTCAAAACG GAGCCTAATGTtgaggagctggagaagaagCTGAACTGTGGTCAGATTGAAGAAATCATATTCCAG gcggAGTGTGAGCTGGCTCTCTCCAGGAAGATGTCACAGTGGAAAGCCTGGGAGCCGCTGATAGAGGAGCCTCCAGCCAACCAGTGGAAATGGCCTATTTGA